The Equus quagga isolate Etosha38 chromosome 10, UCLA_HA_Equagga_1.0, whole genome shotgun sequence genome includes a region encoding these proteins:
- the SUV39H1 gene encoding histone-lysine N-methyltransferase SUV39H1 translates to MAENLKGCSVCCKSSWNQLQDLCRLAKLSCPALGISKRNLYDFEVEYLCDYKKIREQEYYLVKWRGYPDSESTWEPRQNLKCVRILKQFHKDLERELLRRHHRSKPPRHLDPSLANYLVQKAKQRRALRRWEQELNAKRSHLGRITVENEVDLDGPPRAFVYINEYRVGEGITLNQVAVGCECQDCLWAPAGGCCPGASLHKFAYNDQGQVRLRAGLPIYECNSRCRCGYDCPNRVVQKGIRYDLCIFRTDDGRGWGVRTLEKIRKNSFVMEYVGEIITSEEAERRGQIYDRQGATYLFDLDYVEDVYTVDAAYYGNISHFVNHSCDPNLQVYNVFIDNLDERLPRIAFFATRTIRAGEELTFDYNMQVDPVDMESTRMDSNFGLAGLPGSPKKRVRIECKCGTESCRKYLF, encoded by the exons ATGGCGGAAAATTTAAAAG GCTGTAGTGTGTGTTGCAAGTCTTCTTGGAATCAGCTACAGGACCTGTGCCGCCTGGCCAAgctctcctgccctgcccttggCATCTCCAAGAGGAACCTCTATGACTTTGAAGTCGAGTACCTGTGCGATTATAAGAAGATCCGC GAACAGGAGTATTACCTGGTAAAATGGCGTGGCTACCCAGACTCAGAGAGCACCTGGGAGCCACGGCAGAACCTCAAGTGTGTGCGCATCCTCAAGCAGTTCCACAAGGACTTAGAAAGGGAGCTGCTCCGGAGGCACCACCGGTCAAAGCCGCCCCGGCACCTGGACCCAAGCTTGGCCAACTACCTGGTGCAGAAGGCCAAGCAGAGGCGGGCGCTCCGGCGCTGGGAGCAGGAGCTCAATGCCAAGCGCAGCCATCTGGGACGCATCACCGTGGAGAACGAGGTGGACCTGGACGGCCCCCCGCGGGCCTTCGTGTACATCAATGAGTACCGTGTTGGTGAGGGCATCACCCTCAACCAGGTGGCCGTGGGCTGCGAGTGCCAGGACTGTCTGTGGGCACCCGCTGGAGGCTGCTGCCCCGGGGCGTCCCTGCACAAGTTTGCCTACAATGACCAGGGCCAGGTGCGGCTGCGGGCCGGGCTGCCCATCTACGAGTGCAACTCCCGCTGCCGCTGCGGCTATGACTGCCCCAATCGCGTGGTCCAGAAGGGCATCCGCTATGACCTCTGCATCTTCCGCACGGACGATGGACGCGGCTGGGGTGTCCGCACGCTGGAGAAGATCCGCAAGAACAGCTTCGTCATGGAGTACGTGGGAGAG ATCATTACCTCAGAGGAGGCGGAGCGGCGGGGCCAGATCTACGACCGCCAGGGTGCCACCTACCTCTTCGACCTGGACTACGTGGAGGACGTGTACACCGTGGATGCCGCCTATTATGGCAACATCTCCCACTTTGTCAACCACAGT TGTGACCCCAACCTCCAGGTGTACAACGTCTTCATAGACAACCTTGATGAGCGACTGCCCCGCATCGCTTTCTTTGCCACAAGAACCATCCGGGCAGGCGAGGAGCTCACCTTTGATTACAACATGCaag TGGACCCCGTGGACATGGAGAGCACCCGCATGGACTCCAACTTTGGCCTGGCTGGGCTCCCTGGCTCCCCCAAGAAGCGGGTCCGTATTGAATGCAAGTGTGGGACTGAATCCTGCCGCAAATACCTCTTCTAG